From Bradyrhizobium symbiodeficiens, the proteins below share one genomic window:
- a CDS encoding methionine synthase produces the protein MLFPTTIAGSLPKPEWLAEPNMLWAPWKAQGDELLRAKRDATLIWLKIQEDAGIDILTEGEQARQHFVHGFLEKIEGIDFAHKVEMGIRKDRYKAMVPQVVAPLRLKERVHAFEARVARTHTKRKLKFTLPGPMTIIDTIADRYYGDRVKMAFAFAELLNEEAKALQADGVDLVQFDEPAFNVYMDEVNDWGIKALERAARGLTCATAVHICYGYGIKANTDWKETLGTQWRQYEQIFPAIDASPIQQVAIECRNSKVPLDLLALLKNKIVQAGVIDVASDTVETAEDVVKTIDAVSKFVPKSNIIATTNCGMAPMRREIAEAKLMALGAGAALAREKLG, from the coding sequence ATGCTGTTTCCAACCACGATCGCCGGCTCCTTGCCGAAGCCGGAATGGCTCGCCGAGCCCAACATGCTCTGGGCCCCCTGGAAGGCGCAGGGCGACGAGCTGCTGCGCGCCAAGCGCGATGCGACGCTGATCTGGCTGAAGATCCAGGAGGACGCCGGAATCGACATCCTCACCGAGGGCGAGCAGGCCCGGCAGCATTTCGTGCACGGCTTTCTGGAGAAGATCGAAGGCATCGATTTCGCCCACAAGGTCGAGATGGGCATCCGCAAGGACCGCTACAAGGCGATGGTGCCACAGGTGGTCGCCCCGCTACGGCTGAAGGAGCGCGTCCATGCCTTCGAGGCGCGCGTGGCGCGCACGCACACGAAGAGGAAGCTGAAGTTCACCCTGCCCGGCCCGATGACCATCATCGACACCATTGCCGATCGCTACTATGGCGATCGCGTCAAGATGGCGTTCGCCTTCGCCGAACTGCTGAACGAGGAAGCCAAGGCCTTGCAGGCCGATGGTGTCGATCTCGTGCAGTTCGACGAGCCCGCCTTCAATGTCTACATGGACGAGGTCAACGATTGGGGCATCAAGGCGCTGGAGCGGGCCGCGCGGGGGCTGACCTGCGCCACCGCCGTTCACATCTGCTACGGCTACGGCATCAAGGCCAACACCGACTGGAAGGAGACGCTCGGCACGCAGTGGCGCCAATACGAGCAGATCTTTCCGGCGATCGACGCCAGCCCGATCCAGCAAGTCGCAATCGAGTGCCGCAATTCCAAGGTGCCGCTCGACCTGCTCGCGCTCCTGAAGAACAAGATCGTGCAGGCCGGCGTGATCGACGTCGCCAGCGACACGGTCGAGACCGCCGAGGATGTCGTCAAGACGATCGACGCGGTGTCGAAATTCGTGCCCAAGAGCAACATCATCGCCACCACCAATTGCGGCATGGCGCCGATGCGGCGCGAGATCGCCGAAGCCAAGCTGATGGCGCTCGGCGCCGGCGCCGCGCTGGCGCGAGAGAAATTGGGATAA
- the gpt gene encoding xanthine phosphoribosyltransferase, translating to MAGEAPELSAQERSGRAFPVSWDQFHRDCRALTWRLNEVGPFHAVIAITRGGLVPAAIVARELGVRVIDTVCIASYDHDKQGELQVLKGISEQAMKLGGGTGKGLLIVDDLVDTGKTGRLVREMLPDAHFATVYAKPKGRPLVDTFITEVSQDTWIFFPWDTALSYHPPLRDGAA from the coding sequence ATGGCTGGTGAAGCACCGGAACTGAGCGCACAGGAGCGGTCGGGCAGGGCCTTCCCGGTCTCGTGGGACCAGTTCCACCGCGACTGCCGGGCACTGACCTGGCGGCTCAACGAGGTCGGCCCGTTCCACGCCGTGATCGCGATCACTCGCGGCGGCCTGGTGCCGGCCGCGATCGTGGCGCGCGAGCTCGGCGTGCGTGTCATCGATACGGTCTGCATCGCCAGCTACGACCACGACAAGCAGGGCGAGCTCCAGGTCCTCAAGGGCATTTCGGAGCAGGCCATGAAGCTCGGCGGCGGCACCGGCAAGGGGCTCTTGATCGTCGACGACCTCGTCGACACCGGCAAGACCGGCAGGCTGGTGCGCGAGATGCTGCCCGATGCGCATTTCGCCACCGTCTACGCCAAGCCGAAGGGCCGCCCGCTGGTCGACACCTTCATCACGGAAGTCTCGCAGGACACCTGGATCTTCTTTCCCTGGGACACCGCGTTGTCCTATCACCCGCCGCTGCGCGACGGCGCGGCGTGA
- a CDS encoding competence/damage-inducible protein A, translated as MSEIVTAGILVIGDEILSGRTKDKNIGFIAEYLTNIGIDLKEVRVVSDDEPDIIAALDALRHRYTYVFTTGGIGPTHDDITADSVAKAFGVGIDHHPEVVARFRERWSEQDLNEARLRMARIPDGAELIQSATILAPGFKIGNVIVMAGVPSIMQAMMDIVSPKLKSGVRMLSESVRANAREGDIGSPLREIAAAHPDTIIGSYPFMDEEQKPNTNLVVRSRDADKLAAAMAAVKEMLAGLNITR; from the coding sequence ATGAGCGAGATCGTCACGGCGGGCATTCTGGTCATCGGGGATGAAATCCTGTCCGGCCGGACCAAGGACAAGAATATCGGCTTCATCGCCGAATACCTCACCAACATCGGCATCGACCTGAAGGAAGTCCGGGTCGTCTCCGACGACGAGCCCGACATCATCGCGGCCCTGGATGCACTGCGGCATCGCTACACCTATGTCTTCACCACCGGCGGCATCGGCCCGACCCATGACGACATCACCGCCGACAGCGTGGCCAAGGCGTTCGGCGTCGGCATCGACCATCACCCGGAGGTGGTCGCCCGCTTCCGCGAGCGCTGGAGCGAGCAGGACCTCAACGAGGCCCGCCTGCGCATGGCCCGCATCCCCGATGGTGCCGAACTGATCCAGAGTGCCACCATCCTCGCCCCCGGCTTCAAGATCGGCAATGTCATCGTGATGGCCGGCGTGCCATCGATCATGCAGGCCATGATGGACATCGTCTCGCCCAAGCTGAAATCGGGCGTGCGCATGCTCTCCGAATCGGTCCGCGCCAATGCGCGCGAAGGCGACATCGGCAGCCCCTTGCGGGAAATCGCCGCCGCCCATCCCGACACCATCATCGGCAGCTATCCCTTCATGGACGAGGAGCAGAAGCCGAATACGAACCTCGTGGTGCGCTCGCGCGATGCGGACAAGCTCGCGGCAGCGATGGCCGCGGTGAAGGAAATGCTGGCGGGATTGAACATCACCCGTTAG
- a CDS encoding circularly permuted type 2 ATP-grasp protein, with translation MAVAFDEMNIPGGDLRPAYQELARWLKETPPEALEYRRQEAELLFRRIGITFAVYGDSESTERLIPFDVIPRIMSGKEWGVLEKGLKQRVKALNMFLRDVYHGRDILRAGIVPEDLIFQNPVFRPEMNGQQVPHDIYVHIAGIDIVRVDANDFLVLEDNARTPSGVSYMLENREIMMRLFPDLFARHRVAPVERYPDELLSALRSVAPLSASGEPTVALLTPGVYNSAYYEHSFLADKLGIELVEGRDLIVKNNEVFMRTTEGVKRVDVIYRRVDDDFLDPLTFRPDSALGVPGLMSAYAAGNITLANAVGTGIADDKAIYSYMPDIVKFYLGEEPILKNVQTWRCREPKDLAYVLDHLSELVVKEVHGSGGYGMLIGPAATKATIEAFREKLKREPEGFIAQPTLALSTCPTCTASGLAPRHVDLRPFVLTGSKSTTIVPGGLTRVALKEGSLVVNSSQGGGTKDTWILDE, from the coding sequence ATGGCAGTCGCGTTTGACGAAATGAATATTCCCGGTGGGGACCTTCGCCCCGCCTATCAGGAGCTGGCACGCTGGCTCAAGGAGACGCCTCCCGAGGCGCTCGAATATCGCCGCCAGGAAGCCGAGCTCCTGTTCCGCCGCATCGGCATTACCTTTGCGGTCTATGGCGATTCCGAATCGACCGAGCGCCTGATCCCGTTCGACGTGATCCCGCGGATCATGTCCGGCAAGGAATGGGGGGTGCTGGAAAAGGGGCTGAAGCAGCGCGTGAAGGCGCTGAACATGTTCCTGCGCGACGTCTATCATGGCCGCGACATCCTCCGCGCCGGGATCGTGCCCGAAGATCTGATCTTCCAGAACCCGGTGTTCCGGCCCGAGATGAACGGCCAGCAGGTGCCGCACGACATCTACGTGCACATCGCCGGCATCGACATCGTCCGGGTCGACGCCAACGACTTCCTCGTGCTGGAAGACAATGCGCGGACGCCGTCAGGCGTGTCCTACATGCTCGAGAACCGCGAGATCATGATGCGGTTGTTTCCGGATCTGTTCGCCCGCCACAGGGTGGCGCCGGTCGAGCGCTATCCGGACGAGCTGCTCTCGGCACTCCGCTCCGTCGCCCCGCTAAGCGCCTCGGGCGAGCCGACCGTCGCCCTGCTCACCCCCGGCGTCTACAACTCGGCCTATTACGAGCACTCCTTCCTCGCCGACAAGCTCGGCATCGAGTTGGTCGAGGGCCGCGACCTCATCGTCAAGAACAACGAAGTGTTCATGCGGACGACCGAGGGCGTGAAGCGGGTCGACGTGATCTATCGCCGCGTCGATGACGACTTCCTCGATCCCCTCACCTTTCGCCCCGATTCCGCGCTCGGGGTGCCCGGGCTGATGTCGGCCTATGCGGCCGGGAACATCACGCTCGCCAACGCCGTCGGTACCGGCATCGCCGACGACAAGGCGATCTACTCCTACATGCCCGACATCGTGAAATTCTATCTCGGCGAGGAGCCGATCCTGAAGAACGTGCAGACATGGCGCTGCCGCGAGCCGAAGGACCTCGCCTATGTGCTGGATCATTTGAGCGAGCTCGTCGTCAAGGAGGTGCACGGCTCCGGCGGCTACGGCATGCTGATCGGGCCCGCCGCGACCAAGGCAACGATCGAAGCGTTCCGCGAGAAGCTCAAGCGCGAGCCTGAAGGCTTCATCGCCCAGCCGACGCTGGCGCTCTCGACCTGCCCGACCTGCACAGCCTCCGGCCTCGCGCCGCGCCACGTGGATCTGCGGCCGTTCGTGCTCACCGGCAGCAAGAGCACCACGATCGTGCCGGGCGGGCTGACACGCGTCGCGCTGAAGGAAGGCTCCCTGGTGGTGAATTCGAGCCAGGGCGGCGGCACCAAGGACACCTGGATTTTGGACGAGTAG
- a CDS encoding alpha-E domain-containing protein: MLSRTAENLYWLARYVERAEYLARTIDATLRVTALPAAYIGKTNEWDSALLTAGVAASFYQTYEEANEHNVVDYLSFSVDNPSSIRNCIEAARLNSRSVRTALTSEMWDTINSAWIELQAVWSKGTSTREDLAKFLRFVQETSLRFDGSAYRTMLRNDAYWFSRLGLHLERADNTARILDVKYHVLLPEEEHVGGPLDFYQWSSILRSVSALTAYHWVYRETLKPWLVADLLILNGTLPRSLASCYDNLVRNLDQIGVAYGRQGPAQRHARGIRNRLEHSNMNDIFQHGVHEFIQEFITDNSRLGEIITKQYLI; encoded by the coding sequence ATGCTGTCGCGTACCGCCGAAAACCTCTACTGGCTCGCCCGCTACGTCGAACGGGCGGAATATCTCGCGCGCACCATCGATGCGACGCTGCGCGTCACGGCCTTGCCGGCCGCCTATATCGGCAAGACCAATGAATGGGACTCGGCGCTGCTCACCGCCGGCGTCGCCGCCAGCTTCTATCAGACCTACGAGGAAGCCAACGAGCACAACGTGGTCGACTACCTCTCGTTCTCCGTGGACAATCCGTCCTCGATCCGGAATTGCATCGAGGCGGCGCGGCTGAACTCGCGCTCGGTGCGCACCGCACTGACCAGCGAGATGTGGGACACGATCAACTCAGCGTGGATCGAGCTTCAGGCGGTCTGGAGCAAGGGCACCTCGACGCGCGAGGATCTGGCAAAGTTCCTGCGCTTCGTGCAGGAGACCTCGCTGCGCTTCGACGGCTCGGCGTACCGGACCATGCTCCGTAACGACGCCTACTGGTTCTCCCGGCTCGGCCTGCATCTGGAGCGCGCCGACAACACCGCACGCATTCTCGACGTGAAGTATCACGTGCTTCTGCCGGAAGAGGAGCACGTCGGCGGCCCGCTGGATTTCTATCAGTGGAGCTCGATCCTGCGCTCTGTGTCGGCGCTGACGGCCTATCACTGGGTCTATCGCGAAACGCTCAAACCGTGGCTGGTCGCGGATTTGCTCATCCTCAACGGCACGCTGCCGCGCTCGCTGGCGAGCTGCTATGACAATCTCGTGCGCAACCTCGACCAGATCGGCGTCGCCTATGGCCGCCAGGGCCCGGCCCAGCGCCACGCCCGCGGCATCCGCAACCGGCTCGAACACAGCAATATGAACGACATTTTCCAGCATGGCGTGCATGAATTCATTCAGGAATTCATCACGGACAATTCCAGGCTGGGCGAAATCATCACGAAGCAGTATCTGATCTGA
- a CDS encoding transglutaminase family protein: MRLRILHTTTYRYEPPATSVIQILRMTPCSHDGQYVAEWQIDVSTDTRLDAHEDAFGNVTHVLSCGPVGDIKITAEGLIETHDTGGVLRGTDERFPAGMFLRITDLTSANPAMMAIARQLRSEAESDTLGFLHTLMTEIGDHMTFDEDPTNSGTSAAEAFTLKRGVCQDYAHIFIACARTSGVPARFVSGHFLRSDGTVHQDAGHAWAEAYVPDLGWVGFDPANSICATDAHVRVAIGLDYLGAAPVRGTRYGGGAETLTVAVKVEHASRGGPSQSQSQRQS; this comes from the coding sequence ATGCGCCTGCGAATCCTGCACACGACGACCTATCGCTACGAGCCGCCGGCCACCAGCGTGATCCAGATCCTGCGCATGACCCCGTGCAGCCATGACGGGCAATATGTTGCGGAATGGCAGATCGACGTCTCCACCGACACCAGGCTCGATGCCCACGAGGACGCGTTCGGCAACGTCACCCATGTGCTGTCCTGCGGGCCCGTCGGCGACATCAAGATCACCGCCGAGGGCCTGATCGAAACCCACGACACCGGCGGCGTGCTGCGCGGCACCGACGAGCGCTTCCCGGCAGGCATGTTCTTGCGCATCACCGACCTCACCTCGGCCAATCCGGCGATGATGGCGATCGCGCGCCAGTTGCGCAGCGAGGCCGAGAGCGACACGCTCGGCTTCCTGCACACGCTGATGACGGAGATCGGCGATCACATGACCTTCGACGAGGACCCGACCAACAGCGGCACGTCGGCCGCCGAGGCGTTCACGCTCAAGCGCGGCGTCTGCCAGGACTATGCGCACATTTTCATCGCCTGCGCCCGCACCAGCGGCGTGCCGGCGCGCTTCGTCTCCGGCCACTTCCTGCGCTCGGACGGCACGGTGCATCAGGACGCCGGCCATGCCTGGGCCGAAGCCTATGTGCCCGATCTCGGCTGGGTCGGCTTCGATCCCGCCAACAGCATCTGCGCCACCGATGCCCATGTCCGCGTCGCGATCGGGCTCGACTATCTTGGCGCAGCCCCGGTGCGTGGCACCCGCTATGGCGGCGGCGCGGAGACTCTGACCGTGGCCGTGAAGGTCGAGCACGCCAGCCGCGGCGGGCCGTCGCAATCGCAATCTCAGCGACAGAGCTAG
- a CDS encoding carboxymuconolactone decarboxylase family protein, with translation MATVKLLSDDELSPEARAVFDDIRKVRKSDFVNNFWRALAHDPKTLRRTWESIKEVMAPGALDPKVKEMLYVAVSIAHGCSYCIHSHTAGARAKGMTEAEYAEMLAIVGMAAETNRLVTALGVPVDEAFLVDAAE, from the coding sequence ATGGCAACCGTCAAGCTGCTTTCGGACGATGAACTCTCTCCTGAAGCGCGCGCCGTCTTCGACGATATCCGCAAGGTGCGGAAGTCGGATTTCGTCAACAATTTCTGGCGCGCGCTGGCGCATGATCCGAAGACGCTGCGGAGGACGTGGGAGAGCATCAAGGAGGTGATGGCCCCCGGCGCGCTCGATCCCAAGGTCAAGGAAATGCTCTATGTCGCGGTTTCGATCGCACATGGCTGCAGCTACTGCATTCACTCCCACACCGCCGGCGCACGGGCCAAGGGCATGACCGAGGCCGAATATGCCGAGATGCTCGCCATCGTCGGCATGGCCGCGGAGACCAACCGGCTGGTCACGGCGCTCGGCGTGCCGGTCGACGAGGCGTTTCTGGTCGACGCGGCCGAGTAG
- a CDS encoding proteasome-type protease — protein sequence MTYCCGILVRDGLVMIADTRTNAGLDNVSTFRKLHIFSKPGERIMAIASAGNLAISQSVLSTLTEGLEDPDTGEIETLMNAPTMFQAAQRIGRAIRAVHATEGPALKSEDVSFDVSFLFGGQIKGSRMRLFMVYTAGNFIECTTDTPYLQIGEHKYGKPVLDRAMHYDVELYEALKTGLISMDSTMRSNLGVGLPIDVLVVRADACDADLNHRIEAGEPYFHDLRSRWSAALRAAHQNIPRPPYKNEKEPKT from the coding sequence ATGACCTATTGTTGCGGAATCCTGGTTCGGGACGGTCTGGTGATGATCGCCGATACCCGCACCAATGCCGGCCTCGACAACGTCTCGACCTTCCGCAAGCTGCACATCTTCTCAAAGCCCGGCGAGCGCATCATGGCGATCGCCAGTGCCGGCAACCTCGCCATCAGCCAGTCGGTGCTCTCGACGCTGACCGAAGGCCTGGAAGACCCCGACACGGGCGAGATCGAGACGCTGATGAACGCGCCGACCATGTTTCAGGCCGCCCAGCGCATCGGCCGCGCCATCCGGGCGGTGCACGCCACCGAAGGCCCGGCGCTGAAATCCGAGGACGTCTCCTTCGACGTCTCCTTCCTGTTCGGCGGCCAGATCAAGGGCTCCCGGATGCGCCTGTTCATGGTCTACACCGCCGGCAACTTCATCGAGTGCACAACCGATACGCCCTACTTGCAGATCGGCGAGCACAAATACGGCAAGCCGGTGCTCGACCGCGCCATGCATTACGACGTCGAGCTTTACGAGGCGCTGAAGACCGGCCTGATCTCGATGGACTCGACGATGCGTTCGAATCTCGGCGTCGGCCTTCCGATCGACGTGCTGGTGGTGCGTGCCGACGCCTGCGATGCCGATCTCAACCACCGCATCGAGGCGGGCGAGCCCTATTTCCACGATCTGCGCTCGCGCTGGTCCGCGGCGCTGCGCGCGGCGCATCAGAACATTCCGCGGCCGCCCTACAAGAACGAAAAAGAACCGAAAACCTGA
- a CDS encoding SDR family oxidoreductase produces MSEAKKIALVTGAGTGVGRAASLALMNTGFTVVLVGRRLDMLEETAKLGPAGKSLCVTADMTKPDQIAALFDKVKATYGRLDVLFNNAGMGAPAVPFEDLGLEQWQAVVNTNLTGPFLCTQHAFRIMKEQSPRGGRIINNGSISAHAPRPFSAAYTSTKHAITGLTKASNLDGRMYDIAVGQVDIGNAATPMTDRMVNGPGVLQPDGTTKHEPRMDAKAVGDAVAYMAGLPLDANVLTMTVMATKMPFVGRG; encoded by the coding sequence ATGAGTGAAGCAAAGAAGATCGCCCTGGTGACGGGCGCCGGCACCGGCGTCGGGCGCGCAGCGTCGCTGGCCTTGATGAACACCGGCTTCACCGTGGTGCTGGTCGGTCGCCGGCTCGACATGCTCGAGGAGACCGCAAAGCTCGGACCCGCCGGCAAAAGCCTGTGCGTCACCGCCGACATGACCAAGCCGGACCAGATCGCCGCACTGTTCGACAAGGTGAAGGCCACCTATGGCCGCCTCGACGTGCTCTTCAACAATGCCGGCATGGGCGCGCCGGCCGTGCCGTTCGAAGACCTTGGCCTCGAGCAATGGCAGGCCGTGGTGAACACCAACCTCACCGGCCCGTTCCTGTGCACTCAGCACGCCTTCCGCATCATGAAGGAGCAGAGCCCGCGCGGCGGCCGCATCATCAACAACGGCTCGATCTCGGCGCACGCGCCGCGCCCGTTCTCGGCGGCCTACACCTCGACCAAGCACGCCATCACCGGCCTGACCAAGGCCAGCAATCTCGACGGTCGCATGTACGACATCGCGGTCGGCCAGGTCGACATCGGCAATGCCGCGACCCCGATGACCGACCGCATGGTCAACGGACCCGGCGTGCTGCAGCCGGACGGCACCACCAAGCACGAACCGCGCATGGACGCCAAGGCGGTCGGCGATGCCGTCGCCTACATGGCCGGCCTGCCGCTCGACGCCAACGTGCTGACGATGACGGTGATGGCGACCAAGATGCCGTTCGTCGGGCGGGGCTAA
- a CDS encoding MFS transporter — translation MPEQPAVVNPPVTAGQLLTHRAFLFFLLSRSLSRFSSQIAAVAIGWQIYDLTGSAFDLGMVGLVQFLPTALLVFVAGHAADRYERKRVVQLCQLVEAATAAYLAIITYLGAVGEVQIFIATFVLGIAGAFESPTTAALLPLIAPQGSLQRATAVSSGAAQVATITGPALGGFAYAVAPHLAYAMMVLFWIFGMILTGFIRPRPQAVAKEGTDSDNIFAGVRFIRSNPAILGTISLDLFAVLFGGVTALLPIYARDILQTGPVGLGVLRAAPAVGALLMTMVLARHAISRHVGLRMFQAVIVFGFATIVFALSSWMWLSVLSLAVLGAADTISVVIRFSLVQLSTPDEMRGRVGAVNFLFINASNQLGQFESGVAAALLGAMPAAVLGGVATVAVALLWMKLFPSLRKVESLE, via the coding sequence ATGCCAGAGCAGCCAGCAGTCGTGAATCCGCCGGTGACCGCCGGCCAACTCCTGACCCATCGCGCCTTCCTGTTCTTCCTGCTCTCGCGCAGCCTGTCGCGCTTTTCCAGCCAGATCGCGGCGGTCGCGATCGGCTGGCAGATCTATGATCTCACCGGTTCGGCCTTCGATCTCGGCATGGTCGGCCTCGTGCAGTTCCTGCCCACCGCGCTGCTGGTGTTCGTCGCCGGCCACGCCGCCGACCGCTATGAGCGCAAGCGCGTGGTCCAGCTCTGCCAGCTCGTTGAGGCCGCCACCGCGGCCTATCTCGCAATCATCACCTATCTCGGCGCGGTCGGCGAGGTGCAGATCTTCATCGCGACCTTCGTGCTCGGCATTGCCGGCGCGTTCGAGAGCCCGACCACGGCGGCGCTGCTGCCGCTGATCGCGCCGCAAGGGTCGCTGCAGCGCGCCACCGCCGTCTCCAGCGGCGCGGCGCAGGTCGCGACCATCACGGGGCCCGCCCTCGGCGGCTTTGCCTATGCGGTCGCTCCGCATCTGGCCTATGCCATGATGGTGTTGTTCTGGATTTTTGGAATGATCCTGACCGGTTTCATCCGGCCGCGCCCGCAAGCCGTCGCGAAGGAGGGAACGGACTCGGACAACATCTTCGCCGGGGTCCGCTTCATCCGCAGCAACCCGGCGATCCTCGGCACCATCTCGCTGGACCTGTTTGCGGTGCTGTTCGGCGGTGTCACCGCGCTGCTGCCGATCTATGCGCGCGACATCCTGCAGACCGGCCCGGTCGGGCTCGGCGTGCTGCGTGCCGCGCCCGCAGTCGGCGCGCTCCTGATGACCATGGTGCTGGCGCGTCACGCCATCTCCAGACATGTCGGCTTGCGCATGTTCCAGGCCGTGATCGTGTTCGGTTTCGCCACCATCGTGTTCGCGCTGTCGTCCTGGATGTGGCTGTCGGTGCTGTCGCTCGCCGTGCTCGGCGCCGCCGATACGATCAGCGTCGTGATCCGCTTCTCGCTGGTGCAGCTGTCCACGCCCGACGAGATGCGCGGCCGGGTCGGCGCGGTGAACTTCCTCTTCATCAACGCCTCGAACCAGCTCGGCCAGTTCGAGAGCGGGGTAGCAGCTGCGCTGCTCGGCGCCATGCCGGCCGCCGTGCTCGGCGGCGTCGCCACCGTTGCGGTGGCGCTCTTGTGGATGAAGCTGTTTCCGAGCCTGCGGAAAGTGGAGAGCTTGGAGTAG
- a CDS encoding NupC/NupG family nucleoside CNT transporter produces MLRLQSALGVFALLLIAFTLAENRRAVSLRQAAIGLVATFVTAIMLLKLPVVAHAFGTINHAVGAISAASRAGSAFVFGYVGGGTLPFDVKVPGADFILAFQALPIVLVMSVLTTLLFYWRVLPPVVRGMAWLLERTLGVGGAVGLSTAANIFLGMVEAPLFVRPYLKQMTRSELFLVMTGGMAGIAGTVLVLYATLLAPLIPDAAAHFVIASVLGAPAAILVSLIMVPETSDRRTGGKLEDPRVASDPEMEVSSTMDAIVKGTGAGIELLINIVAMLLVLVALVYLVNAMLGMLPNVGGAAISLQRLLGLVMAPVCWLMGLPWDQAITAGSLMGTKTVLNELIAYVDFSKLPPDTLDPRSRLIMLYAMCGFANFASLGIMIGGLGVMAPERRKEINALGLKSIVSGTLTTCLMGAVVGVLA; encoded by the coding sequence ATGCTGCGCTTGCAATCGGCACTCGGCGTTTTCGCATTGCTGTTGATCGCCTTCACGCTTGCGGAGAACCGGCGCGCCGTGTCGCTGCGACAGGCGGCCATCGGCCTCGTCGCAACCTTCGTCACCGCGATCATGCTCCTGAAGCTGCCGGTCGTCGCGCACGCCTTCGGCACCATCAACCACGCTGTCGGTGCGATTTCCGCGGCCTCGCGCGCCGGCTCCGCCTTCGTGTTCGGCTATGTCGGCGGCGGCACGCTGCCTTTCGACGTCAAGGTGCCGGGCGCCGATTTCATCCTGGCATTCCAGGCGCTGCCGATCGTGCTCGTGATGAGCGTGCTGACGACGCTGCTGTTCTATTGGCGCGTGCTGCCGCCTGTCGTCCGCGGCATGGCCTGGCTGCTGGAGCGAACGCTCGGCGTCGGCGGCGCGGTTGGCCTCTCGACCGCCGCCAACATCTTTCTCGGCATGGTCGAGGCCCCGCTGTTCGTGCGGCCGTATCTGAAGCAGATGACCCGCAGCGAGTTGTTCCTGGTGATGACCGGCGGCATGGCGGGCATCGCCGGCACCGTGTTGGTGCTCTATGCGACGCTGCTGGCGCCCCTCATTCCCGATGCGGCCGCGCATTTCGTCATCGCCTCCGTGCTGGGCGCGCCGGCCGCGATCCTCGTCAGCCTGATCATGGTGCCCGAAACCTCCGACAGGCGCACCGGCGGCAAGCTGGAGGATCCCCGGGTCGCTAGCGATCCCGAGATGGAGGTCTCCAGCACGATGGACGCGATCGTGAAGGGCACCGGCGCAGGGATCGAGCTGCTCATCAACATCGTCGCGATGCTCTTGGTGTTGGTGGCCCTGGTCTATCTCGTCAACGCCATGCTCGGCATGCTGCCGAATGTCGGCGGCGCCGCGATCTCGCTGCAGCGCCTGCTTGGCCTCGTGATGGCGCCGGTGTGCTGGCTGATGGGACTGCCGTGGGATCAGGCGATCACCGCCGGCAGCCTGATGGGCACCAAGACGGTGCTCAACGAATTGATCGCCTATGTCGACTTCTCGAAGCTGCCGCCTGATACGCTCGACCCGCGCTCGCGCCTGATCATGCTCTACGCCATGTGCGGCTTCGCCAACTTCGCGAGCCTCGGCATCATGATCGGCGGCCTGGGCGTGATGGCGCCGGAACGGCGCAAGGAGATCAACGCGCTCGGGTTGAAGTCGATCGTGTCGGGGACGCTGACGACGTGCTTGATGGGCGCGGTGGTGGGGGTATTGGCTTGA